The genomic DNA TTCTCAGGTAGtcaatgaaaattgaaaacgtCACCTTCCTTACATCTGATGAAGAGGCTGATTAAGTAAGTTGTTGGATTGTTACCTCCAGATCATAGTTCCTTTCTTCCTTGGACATATTGGCTTGCAGGTCAAAGCTTTCAGTCTAACACGTTAAAGTAACCTCCATtactttgattattattattggatgtTTCAGGTTCGTTGTAGTTGATGATATTCTTAGTGACGCTGGCATTTAGGCAACTTAAGACCATGTCTTTTGTTACTAATTGGtctctttcctctttttctttgtttttgtatttatcaTGTTGCATATGTTCCTAGTGTTTGATCTTATTCCTATCATGCTGCATATGCCAAGGTTTTATCATATACCTCAATTATTTTCTTGCGCCTTCTAGCTAGTCAAACGACCAGCCTGCCataattttgtttgtaggtTCTTTCTTCCACTCTGCTTGTTAGGGTTGGTCTTCCACTCTGCTTGTTAGGGTTGGTGATGGCGTATGCATTGGTAGGGTTGGTGATGCTGGCGGATTGGCGGGGCATTAAGAGGTCTTGCCATTATTGTCATAATTTGGTTGGAGTGAACTTTCTGAATGATTGTGGGGAATGTATTGTGTgctagtatgtatatatatatatgtacatatattaaACTATTGTCTCGTGTTGAGGATCAGTTGTGCTCTGCTCATATTCACAGCAGCGTGTGTTATTACACCTAAAAAAGAATCTGTTGATTAACATCGAACCTGCAGATCAAGATCCCATGCGGTGTGAAGTTCGATTTGAACCcgaacaaaaaatttcaaaactccCCCACATAGCCACATGATTGAACTGGGACGGGAACGCAAATTTTGTCGTCACCATATGTTTGGGACATAACATCATGTTGAAAGGTGAAACGaaacaagtttagatttttaaaatgtcCAAATGAAATCAGTTAGTTGATAATTTATCTTACTGAcatttgtgaagaagaaattttaatattcacGGTCagttcatcaaatcaaatccaatGGAGCGATGGGCTTTTATGAACTCAAATGGGCCAAATTTGTATATGAAACCTAGCATTCGTTTATTACAAATGTAACCTGTAGTTTTGTTCATATACTTCATAACATAACccaatagttttatttcttataatttacccAATAGCTGCGTGTCTTATATATTTTACCCAATAGACCCAATAGATAAGTTTATTACATATGTACCCCAATAGTCATACAAATATANATATGCCAAGGTTTTATCATATACCTCAATTATTTTCTTGCGCCTTCTAGCTAGTCAAACGACCAGCCTGCCataattttgtttgtaggtTCTTTCTTCCACTCTGCTTGTTAGGGTTGGTCTTCCACTCTGCTTGTTAGGGTTGGTGATGGCGTATGCATTGGTAGGGTTGGTGATGCTGGCGGATTGGCGGGGCATTAAGAGGTCTTGCCATTATTGTCATAATTTGGTTGGAGTGAACTTTCTGAATGATTGTGGGGAATGTATTGTGTgctagtatgtatatatatatatgtacatatattaaACTATTGTCTCGTGTTGAGGATCAGTTGTGCTCTGCTCATATTCACAGCAGCGTGTGTTATTACACCTAAAAAAGAATCTGTTGATTAACATCGAACCTGCAGATCAAGATCCCATGCGGTGTGAAGTTCGATTTGAACCcgaacaaaaaatttcaaaactccCCCACATAGCCACATGATTGAACTGGGACGGGAACGCAAATTTTGTCGTCACCATATGTTTGGGACATAACATCATGTTGAAAGGTGAAACGaaacaagtttagatttttaaaatgtcCAAATGAAATCAGTTAGTTGATAATTTATCTTACTGAcatttgtgaagaagaaattttaatattcacGGTCagttcatcaaatcaaatccaatGGAGCGATGGGCTTTTATGAACTCAAATGGGCCAAATTTGTATATGAAACCTAGCATTCGTTTATTACAAATGTAACCTGTAGTTTTGTTCATATACTTCATAACATAACccaatagttttatttcttataatttacccAATAGCTGCGTGTCTTATATATTTTACCCAATAGACCCAATAGATAAGTTTATTACATATGTACCCCAATAGTCATACAAATATATCTGAAAAgtctcaaataaataaaaacgtagAATTAGGCCACAAGAGTCGGAGCTTTTTCTTGTTCAAGGGGTTGGGGGGTTTCGACGATtaaccttctctctctctctctcactgaaCATTTGGAGTTTAATCCGTTTCGTCGCCGGAAGTATCACCTATTCTTCGTCGGCGTTTAACAATGGCAAGTATCCGATTCAGCAGATCTGAGTTTCACGTCTTTCGAATTTTGGTTGTTAAAAAATTTCGTCGTCGTCGTGTTTGATTGCAGGAAGAAACAAGGCAACTCGAATCGTCGATTGATCGTCTTCTCAACGAAGAGAAGCAGATGAGGCTCGCTGAAAACGTCGCCGGAACTAGAAAAGCGGCGACAGAGATTCTTAAGCTTTGTTTCGAAGCCAAGGACTGGAAACATCTTAACGAACAGATTCTTAATCTCTCGAAGAAACGTGGTCAGCTTAAGCAGGTTACTAGTTTTTGATCTCTGTCTACTGATTTAAGCTTCAAATTCCTGCAGTACTTGTACCTGAATTCTGAATGTGTTCTGAGGATTTGAATTGTAGAACTGTGATATTTAAAGTGGGAAGGTCTCTTTGATATGCAGGCTGTTCAATCCATGGTGCAACAAGCAATGCAGTACATTGATCAGACACCAGATGTAGAAACTCGGGTTGAGCTTATTAAGACCTTAAACAATGTATCAGCTGGAAAGGTGCGGATTAGATTTCGTTATTGTTGTATGAATCTTAAATCACTCCGTGAAAGTTTTCTCAGTGGAACTTGTGTGTGTGCTTGTGTAGATATATGTTGAAATTGAGAGAGCACGTTTGACCAAGAAGCTTGCTAAGATTAAGGAAGAACAGGGTCTGATTGCTGAAGCTGCTGATCTTATGCAAGAAGTTGCTGTAAGCTTTTTTCTTCCTCTATTTTCCAACTTCCCTGGAAATCGTTTTTTGATAGCTAATCACTGTACATTGGTTATGATTGTGAACTACAGGTGGAGACATTTGGTGCTATGGCCAAAACTGAGAAAATTGCTTTCATCCTTGAACAAGTAAATGACCTTGTGTTATCTGTTATACAATTTTTGAGCTTTTTTCTTGTTGGTATCTTGTGGTGCTAATTATTGGTGATGTTAACTTCTCAAAGGTCCGCTTGTGCTTGGATCGACAAGATTTTGTTCGTGCTCAAATTTTGTCTAGGAAGATCAATCCAAGAGTGTTTGATGCAGAtaccaaaaaagataaaaagaaaccTAAGGAAGGTGATAACATGGTTGAGGAGGCTCCAGCTGATATACCAACATTGCTGGAGCTAAAGCGAATCTACTATGAACTAATGATTCGGTAAGACCTCGTTTTGGCTATCACATTTGTCGATATAATTTGTATATGCAACTCTGAATTTCGATATACCTTTACTTGTGTGATTGTGTGATCTTGATTAGTAAAGTTTGGATTCTACTGTGCAGGTATTATTCTCACAACAACGAGTACCTTGAGATATGCCGTAGCTACAAGGCGATATATGATAACCCTTCAGTCAAGGAAAACTCAGAACAATGGATTCCAGTAAGTCTCATATCGTTTTTTGGAAACTCGTTAGTCTGCATTCTGTTATAAGCTTGGGATTAACTTTTCTCCTGATCCTCCCAACATAGGTCCTGAGGAAGATCTGCTGGTTCTTGGCCTTGGCACCACATGATCCGATGCAATCGAGTCTGCTTAATGCAACCTTGGAAGATAAAAATTTATCAGAAATCCCTGATTTCAAGTAAGTCTCTCTGTTCTCTTGATGGATATTTGGGTTTTCACTACTATTCCCCATCTAAGACAAATTCGCAATCCTTGTGTTGCAGGATGCTTCTAAAGCAGATTGTTACAATGGAGGTGATTCAGTGGACATCTCTTTGGAATAAATTGAAGGACgagtttgagaaagagaaaagcaTGATTGGAGGCTCGTTGGGTGACAAAGCTGGTGAAGATCTCAAACTACGAATAATCGAACACGTAAAGACTCATTAAACTCTAATCTATGTCGCTATTTTTGGTTGCCTCAATAGATATTGATCTTTTAAGTTTACAAATTCTTCAAACCTTCCACAGAATATTCTTGTTGTCTCGAAGTATTACTCAAGGATTACCTTAAAGAGACTTGCAGAACTTTTGTGCCTAACCACGGAGGTAAATATAGTTTGAAAAACAATGTAAGTACAGTATAAACCAGTATATGTTTCAATCTCTTCATTACTGGTGCATTAAATTTCAGGAAGCAGAGAAGCATCTATCTGAAATGGTTGTGTCCAGAGCCTTGATAGCAAAAATCGACAGACCATCCAGTATAATCTGCTTCCAGATCGTTAAAGACAGCAA from Camelina sativa cultivar DH55 chromosome 2, Cs, whole genome shotgun sequence includes the following:
- the LOC109124812 gene encoding 26S proteasome non-ATPase regulatory subunit 12 homolog B-like; this encodes MEETRQLESSIDRLLNEEKQMRLAENVAGTRKAATEILKLCFEAKDWKHLNEQILNLSKKRGQLKQAVQSMVQQAMQYIDQTPDVETRVELIKTLNNVSAGKIYVEIERARLTKKLAKIKEEQGLIAEAADLMQEVAVETFGAMAKTEKIAFILEQVRLCLDRQDFVRAQILSRKINPRVFDADTKKDKKKPKEGDNMVEEAPADIPTLLELKRIYYELMIRYYSHNNEYLEICRSYKAIYDNPSVKENSEQWIPVLRKICWFLALAPHDPMQSSLLNATLEDKNLSEIPDFKMLLKQIVTMEVIQWTSLWNKLKDEFEKEKSMIGGSLGDKAGEDLKLRIIEHNILVVSKYYSRITLKRLAELLCLTTEEAEKHLSEMVVSRALIAKIDRPSSIICFQIVKDSNEVLNSWATNLEKLLDLVEKSCHQIHKETMVHKAALRA